Proteins encoded in a region of the Vicia villosa cultivar HV-30 ecotype Madison, WI linkage group LG5, Vvil1.0, whole genome shotgun sequence genome:
- the LOC131604904 gene encoding uncharacterized mitochondrial protein AtMg00810-like, with the protein MIAQIYVDDIVFGGMSDAMVKHFVSQMQTEFEMSMVGELTYFLGLQIKQMEESTFLSQRKYAKIIVKKFGMDNASHKRTPEPTHLKLSKDEGGISVDQSLYRSMIGSLLYLTASILDIAFAVGVCVRYQAEPKVSHLNQVKRIFKYVNGTSDYGILYTNGSDPVLNGYYDADWVESADDRKSTSGGCFFLGNNLISWFSEKQNCVSLSTAEAEYIAAVLSTSPKIQFSIAEPNILISDITFIRKLVEDKVICLEHVTIELQLADIFTKAFDATQFENLRSKLGICILEES; encoded by the exons ATGATTGCAcagatatatgtggatgacatagtgTTTGGGGGAATGTCTGATGCAATGGTAAAACACTTTGTCAGTCAAATGCagactgagtttgaaatgagtatggttgGAGAATTGACTTACTTCCTTGGACTTCAAATCAAGCAAATGGAAGAGTCCACCTTTTTGTCTCAAAGAAAATATGCCAAGATCATAgtgaaaaagtttggaatggataatgcgagtcacaaaagaactcctgaaCCAACACATCTAAAGCTATCCAAAGATGAAGGAGGCATAAGTGTTGACCAGAGTTTGTATAGGAGCATGATTGGAAGCTTGCTATATCTAACAGCCAGCATACTAGATattgcatttgcagttggagtatGTGTCAGATATCAAGCAGAGCCAAAGGTAAGTCACTTAAACCAAGTCAAAAGAATCTTCAAATATGTAAATGGAACTTCTGACTATGGCATATTGTACACTAACGGGAGTGACCCTGTTCTGAATGGATATTATGATGCTGACTGGGTTgaaagtgctgatgacagaaaaagcacATCTGGAGGATGTTTCTTCCTAGGAAACAATCTTATATCATGGTTTAGcgagaaacaaaattgtgtctcattaTCAACTgctgaagcagagtacatagcagCTG TGCTATCAACATCTCCAAAAATCCAATTCAGCAtagcagaaccaaacatattgatatcCGACATCACCTTTATTAGAAAACTCGTCGAAGACAAGGTAATTTGCTTAGAACATGTAACCATAGAACTTcagctagctgacatcttcacaaaaGCTTTTGATGCTACACAATTTGAAAACTTGCGGAGCAAGTTAGGAATCTGCATCCTTGAAGAatcttaa